One stretch of Amycolatopsis tolypomycina DNA includes these proteins:
- the hsaA gene encoding 3-hydroxy-9,10-secoandrosta-1,3,5(10)-triene-9,17-dione monooxygenase oxygenase subunit, which translates to MSEQVIAGVRDLLPVLRERAQDTEDARRVPEESVKALQETGFFKLLQPKLHGGFEADPTSFYTAVKLIASACGSTGWVASILGVHPWHVALFDAQAQQEVWGDDQDVRISSSYAPMGKAEVVEGGYRLSGRWSFSSGCDHCTWVLLGGPVFKDGKPVDFCTYLLPIADYSIVDVWDTIGLRGTGSNDIVVEDVFVPQHRALSFIATSKCKVPGQAVNPGPLYRLPYGSVHPTTITAPIIGMAQGAYDAHVEHQRKRVRAAYAGEQSKEDPFAKVRIAEAASEIDAAWLQLTRNIEELYGLAKREERLPADLRLRVRRDQVRGTERAISAIDRLFENSGGRAIQRGTPIQRFWRDAHAGRVHAANDAERAYVMYGTGAFGLPVENAMY; encoded by the coding sequence ATGAGCGAGCAGGTGATCGCCGGGGTCCGGGACCTCCTGCCGGTCCTGCGGGAACGGGCCCAGGACACCGAGGACGCGCGCCGCGTCCCCGAGGAGTCCGTCAAGGCCCTGCAGGAGACCGGGTTCTTCAAGCTGCTGCAGCCGAAGCTCCACGGGGGTTTCGAAGCCGACCCGACGAGCTTCTACACGGCGGTCAAGCTGATCGCGAGCGCGTGCGGGTCCACCGGCTGGGTCGCCTCCATCCTCGGCGTCCACCCGTGGCACGTGGCCCTGTTCGACGCGCAGGCGCAGCAGGAGGTCTGGGGCGACGACCAGGACGTGCGGATCTCCTCCTCGTACGCGCCGATGGGCAAGGCCGAGGTCGTCGAGGGCGGCTACCGCCTGTCGGGCCGGTGGAGCTTCTCCTCCGGCTGCGACCACTGCACGTGGGTGCTGCTCGGGGGACCGGTTTTCAAGGACGGCAAGCCGGTCGACTTCTGCACCTACCTGCTGCCGATCGCCGACTACTCCATTGTGGACGTCTGGGACACGATCGGCCTGCGCGGCACCGGCTCGAACGACATCGTCGTCGAGGACGTCTTCGTGCCGCAGCACCGGGCGCTGAGCTTCATCGCGACGTCGAAGTGCAAGGTGCCGGGCCAGGCCGTCAACCCCGGCCCGCTCTACCGGCTGCCGTACGGTTCCGTGCACCCGACCACGATCACCGCGCCGATCATCGGCATGGCCCAGGGTGCCTACGACGCGCACGTCGAGCACCAGCGCAAGCGCGTGCGGGCCGCCTACGCCGGCGAACAGTCCAAAGAGGACCCGTTCGCCAAGGTGCGGATCGCCGAGGCGGCCAGTGAGATCGACGCCGCCTGGCTGCAGCTGACCCGCAACATCGAGGAGCTGTACGGGCTCGCCAAGCGCGAGGAGCGGCTGCCCGCGGACCTGCGGCTGCGCGTCCGGCGCGACCAGGTGCGCGGCACCGAGCGCGCGATCTCCGCGATCGACCGGCTCTTCGAGAACTCCGGCGGCCGGGCGATCCAGCGCGGCACGCCGATCCAGCGCTTCTGGCGCGACGCGCACGCGGGCCGGGTCCACGCGGCCAACGACGCCGAGCGCGCGTACGTCATGTACGGCACCGGCGCCTTCGGGCTCCCCGTCGAGAACGCGATGTACTGA
- the hsaB gene encoding 3-hydroxy-9,10-secoandrosta-1,3,5(10)-triene-9,17-dione monooxygenase reductase subunit, which translates to MTSVAVDQTEFRSVLGHFCTGVTVVTGRDGDTLAGFACQSFAALSLDPPLVLFCPARTSRTWPVLAAAGRFAVNVLAEDQQEVSAVFGARGEDKFARFGWTPAPSGAPLLDGALTWIDCALEAVHEAGDHYVVIGRVTALGAPSDARPLLFHRGRYAVTEPVRDAFAAMLPWPRPDDWL; encoded by the coding sequence ATGACCTCCGTGGCGGTCGACCAGACCGAGTTCCGCAGCGTGCTCGGGCACTTCTGCACGGGCGTCACGGTCGTCACCGGCCGCGACGGCGACACCCTCGCCGGGTTCGCCTGCCAGTCGTTCGCGGCGCTGTCGCTCGACCCGCCGCTGGTGCTGTTCTGCCCGGCCCGGACCTCGCGCACGTGGCCGGTGCTGGCCGCGGCGGGCCGGTTCGCGGTCAACGTGCTGGCCGAGGACCAGCAGGAGGTCAGCGCGGTGTTCGGCGCCCGCGGCGAGGACAAGTTCGCCCGGTTCGGCTGGACACCCGCGCCGTCCGGCGCACCGCTGCTGGACGGCGCGCTGACCTGGATCGACTGTGCTTTGGAAGCCGTGCACGAAGCGGGTGACCACTACGTCGTGATCGGCCGGGTGACGGCACTGGGCGCGCCGTCGGACGCACGTCCGCTGCTGTTCCACCGCGGCCGGTACGCCGTCACCGAGCCGGTCCGCGACGCGTTCGCGGCCATGCTGCCCTGGCCGCGTCCCGACGACTGGCTGTAA
- a CDS encoding Rv1733c family protein, translating into MRGPSGRIARFGRRVHPGRNPLARAGDRVEALLLLLAVAGAFLAIPFAAAFGSDTYAAQTARAAQERATRHPATAVSLAAAAGQPYSTDGAGAPAAQATVPAAWFDARGARHTGDVLADPGSPAGTHVPIWLDSRGELAGEPLSAATSAADGVFAAILLWAAITGALAGLYATARFVLTRFHAAAWDRAWSQARHDSRF; encoded by the coding sequence ATGCGTGGGCCCAGCGGACGGATCGCCCGGTTCGGGCGGCGGGTGCACCCCGGTCGCAACCCGCTGGCGCGCGCGGGCGACCGCGTCGAAGCCCTCCTGCTGCTCCTGGCCGTCGCCGGCGCGTTCCTCGCGATCCCGTTCGCGGCGGCCTTCGGCTCCGACACGTACGCGGCACAAACGGCCCGCGCGGCCCAGGAACGCGCGACCCGCCACCCGGCGACGGCGGTCTCCCTCGCGGCAGCGGCCGGCCAGCCCTACAGCACCGACGGCGCCGGCGCCCCGGCCGCGCAGGCCACGGTCCCGGCGGCCTGGTTCGACGCCCGCGGCGCCCGCCACACCGGCGACGTCCTCGCCGACCCGGGCAGCCCGGCGGGCACCCACGTGCCGATCTGGCTGGACTCCCGCGGCGAGCTGGCGGGCGAGCCCCTGTCGGCGGCCACCTCGGCGGCGGACGGCGTCTTCGCGGCCATCCTCCTGTGGGCGGCGATCACGGGAGCGCTGGCGGGCCTGTACGCGACGGCCCGGTTCGTCCTGACCCGCTTCCACGCGGCGGCCTGGGACCGGGCGTGGTCGCAAGCCCGCCACGACAGCCGCTTCTGA
- a CDS encoding MaoC/PaaZ C-terminal domain-containing protein produces the protein MPIDPAVAIGAEIGEVNFAWTSSDVLLYHLALGAGPDELRYTYEQDLVVLPTFATVAANLRVFDPPAVSFPGVEIDLAKVLHGKQEITLHQPIPTSGKAVARSRIADVYDKGKAAVVVQEVAVTSSSGDPLWTARSSIFARGEGGFGGSRGPSERVAWPSGAPDVVLEVPTLPQQALLYRLCGDRNPLHADPAFARAAGFERPILHGLCTYGIVARVLVNEFLDGDPARVASFATKFAGVVFPGETLRIRVWRADDRLLVTTSAVERDDAPVLADTVLVSTP, from the coding sequence GTGCCCATCGACCCCGCGGTCGCGATCGGTGCCGAGATCGGCGAGGTGAACTTCGCCTGGACGTCGTCGGACGTGCTGCTGTACCACCTGGCTCTGGGCGCCGGGCCGGACGAGCTGCGCTACACCTACGAGCAGGACCTGGTGGTGCTGCCGACGTTCGCGACGGTCGCGGCCAACCTGCGCGTGTTCGACCCGCCGGCGGTGTCGTTCCCCGGGGTGGAGATCGACCTGGCGAAGGTGCTGCACGGCAAGCAGGAGATCACGCTGCACCAGCCGATCCCGACGTCGGGGAAGGCGGTGGCGCGGTCGCGGATCGCCGACGTGTACGACAAGGGCAAGGCGGCGGTGGTGGTCCAGGAGGTAGCGGTCACGTCGTCGTCCGGGGATCCTTTGTGGACGGCCCGGTCGAGCATCTTCGCGCGGGGCGAGGGCGGGTTCGGCGGCTCGCGGGGGCCTTCGGAGCGGGTTGCCTGGCCTTCGGGGGCGCCGGACGTCGTGTTGGAGGTCCCGACGTTGCCGCAGCAGGCGCTGCTGTACCGGCTCTGCGGCGACCGCAACCCGCTGCACGCGGACCCGGCGTTCGCCCGGGCGGCGGGGTTCGAGCGGCCGATCCTGCACGGGCTGTGCACGTACGGGATCGTCGCACGGGTGCTGGTCAACGAGTTCCTGGACGGCGACCCGGCGCGGGTGGCGTCGTTCGCGACGAAGTTCGCCGGCGTGGTGTTCCCGGGCGAAACCCTGCGGATCCGGGTGTGGCGTGCGGACGACCGGCTGCTGGTGACGACGTCGGCGGTCGAGCGGGACGACGCGCCGGTGCTGGCGGACACGGTGCTGGTGTCCACTCCCTGA
- the hsaC gene encoding iron-dependent extradiol dioxygenase HsaC, which translates to MGIRSLGYLRIEATDMAAWREYGLKVLGMVEGKGENPEALYLRMDDFPARLVISPGSADRLAVTGWEAANAGELAEIRSRLDRASVPYKEGTPEELADRRVDELISFDDPSGNTQEVFHGVALQHRRVVSPYGHKFVTGEQGLGHVVLSTKDDEASLRFYRDVLGFRLRDSMRLPPQLVGRPADGPPAWLRFFGCNPRHHSLAFLPMPTPSGIVHLMVEVENTDDVGLCLDRAIRRKVPMSATLGRHVNDLMLSFYMKTPGGFDVEFGCEGRQVDDDNWIARESTAVSLWGHDFSVGARPPGA; encoded by the coding sequence ATGGGCATCCGGTCACTGGGCTACCTCCGCATCGAAGCCACCGACATGGCCGCGTGGCGCGAGTACGGCCTCAAGGTGCTCGGCATGGTCGAAGGCAAGGGCGAGAACCCCGAAGCGCTCTACCTGCGCATGGACGACTTCCCGGCACGGCTGGTCATTTCGCCGGGCTCCGCGGACCGCCTCGCGGTCACCGGCTGGGAGGCGGCCAACGCCGGTGAGCTCGCCGAGATCCGGTCGCGGTTGGACAGAGCCTCGGTGCCGTACAAGGAAGGCACCCCGGAGGAACTGGCCGACCGCCGCGTCGACGAGCTGATCAGCTTCGACGACCCGTCCGGCAACACCCAGGAGGTGTTCCACGGCGTCGCACTGCAGCACCGGCGGGTAGTGAGCCCGTACGGCCACAAGTTCGTCACCGGCGAGCAGGGTCTCGGCCATGTTGTTTTGTCCACAAAGGACGACGAGGCGTCGCTGCGCTTCTACCGGGACGTCCTCGGCTTCCGGCTGCGCGACTCGATGCGCCTGCCGCCGCAGCTGGTCGGGCGGCCCGCCGACGGGCCACCCGCGTGGCTGCGGTTCTTCGGCTGCAACCCGCGGCACCACAGCCTGGCGTTCCTGCCGATGCCGACGCCGTCCGGGATCGTGCACCTGATGGTCGAGGTGGAGAACACCGACGACGTCGGCCTGTGCCTCGACCGCGCGATCCGGCGCAAGGTGCCGATGTCGGCCACCCTCGGCCGGCACGTCAACGACCTGATGCTGTCGTTCTACATGAAGACCCCGGGCGGCTTCGACGTCGAGTTCGGCTGCGAAGGCCGTCAGGTCGACGACGACAACTGGATCGCCCGCGAGAGCACCGCGGTCTCGTTGTGGGGCCACGACTTCTCGGTCGGCGCGCGGCCCCCGGGCGCATGA
- the hsaD gene encoding 4,5:9,10-diseco-3-hydroxy-5,9,17-trioxoandrosta-1(10),2-diene-4-oate hydrolase codes for MAAPEGKYVQAGSLKLHYHEAGAEHAETVILLHGGGPGASAWSNFGRNLPEFAKHYRTIAVDQPGFGRSDKPTEHPQYFRHSADAVLGLMDALGIERAHFVGNSLGGGAAVRFALNHGKRAGRLVLMGPGGLSVNLFAPDPTEGVKNLGRFAAKPSRERMEAFLRIMVHDQALITDELIDERFAAANTPESLAAMRAMGMSFAQPDTYEEGMLWREAHRLRQRVLLIWGREDRVNPLDGALVALKTIPRAQLHVFGGCGHWAQLEKFDEFNRLALDFLGSS; via the coding sequence ATGGCCGCTCCCGAAGGCAAGTACGTCCAGGCGGGCTCGCTGAAGCTGCACTACCACGAAGCCGGCGCCGAGCACGCCGAGACGGTGATCCTGCTGCACGGCGGCGGGCCCGGCGCGTCGGCGTGGAGCAACTTCGGCCGCAACCTGCCGGAGTTCGCCAAGCACTACCGGACGATCGCCGTCGACCAGCCCGGCTTCGGGCGGTCGGACAAGCCGACCGAGCACCCGCAGTACTTCCGGCACAGCGCGGACGCCGTCCTCGGGCTCATGGACGCGTTGGGGATCGAACGCGCGCACTTCGTCGGCAACTCGCTGGGCGGGGGCGCGGCGGTCCGGTTCGCGCTGAACCACGGCAAGCGCGCCGGGCGGCTGGTGTTGATGGGGCCGGGCGGGCTGAGCGTCAACCTGTTCGCGCCCGACCCGACCGAGGGCGTCAAGAACCTCGGGCGGTTCGCGGCCAAGCCGTCGCGCGAACGGATGGAAGCCTTCCTGCGCATCATGGTCCACGACCAGGCGCTGATCACCGACGAGCTGATCGACGAACGCTTCGCCGCGGCGAACACGCCCGAGTCACTGGCCGCCATGCGCGCGATGGGCATGTCGTTCGCGCAGCCCGACACGTACGAAGAAGGCATGCTCTGGCGCGAGGCCCACCGCCTGCGCCAGCGCGTACTCTTGATCTGGGGCCGCGAAGACCGCGTCAACCCCCTCGACGGCGCCTTGGTCGCTTTGAAAACCATCCCGCGCGCGCAGCTGCACGTGTTCGGCGGCTGCGGGCACTGGGCCCAGCTGGAGAAGTTCGACGAGTTCAACCGGCTGGCCCTCGACTTCCTCGGGAGTTCCTGA
- a CDS encoding Rieske 2Fe-2S domain-containing protein, with product MTQDSVRTIYAGEPPTRFARGWHCLGLAETFRDGKPHAITAFGTKLVVWADSAGELHVLDGYCRHMGGDLTQGSVKGDEVACPFHDWRWNGKGKCVSIPYAKRVPLRARTRSWTTEVRNGQLLVWHDPEGNPPPEELAIPRIEAADSAEWSNWTWDEIFIDGSNCREIIDNVVDMAHFFYIHYAYPTYFKNVFEGHIATQYLNTKGRPDMGMASNYGGEENLLRSEASYFGPSYMINKLVNSFQGYEIESVLINCHYPVTPTSFVLQYGMKVRKPPGISDEHADKIAAKLARGIGAGFLQDVEIWKHKTQIDNPLLCEEDGPVYQLRRWYQQFYVDVADVTEDMTRRFEFEVDTSKANEAWAAEVAENLARQKTEAEV from the coding sequence ATGACGCAGGATTCGGTACGCACCATCTACGCCGGTGAGCCGCCGACCCGGTTCGCCCGCGGCTGGCACTGCCTCGGCCTGGCGGAGACCTTCCGCGACGGGAAGCCGCACGCGATCACCGCGTTCGGCACGAAGCTCGTGGTGTGGGCGGACTCGGCCGGCGAGCTGCACGTGCTCGACGGCTACTGCCGGCACATGGGCGGCGACCTCACCCAGGGCAGCGTCAAGGGCGACGAGGTGGCCTGCCCGTTCCACGACTGGCGCTGGAACGGCAAGGGCAAGTGCGTCTCGATCCCCTACGCCAAGCGGGTTCCGCTGCGCGCGCGGACGCGGTCGTGGACCACGGAGGTGCGCAACGGCCAGCTGCTCGTCTGGCACGACCCGGAGGGCAACCCGCCGCCCGAGGAGCTGGCGATCCCGCGGATCGAGGCCGCCGACAGCGCCGAGTGGAGCAACTGGACCTGGGACGAGATCTTCATCGACGGCTCCAACTGCCGGGAGATCATCGACAACGTCGTGGACATGGCGCATTTTTTCTATATCCACTATGCCTACCCGACGTACTTCAAGAACGTGTTCGAGGGCCACATCGCCACGCAGTACCTCAACACCAAGGGCCGCCCGGACATGGGCATGGCGTCGAACTACGGCGGCGAGGAGAACCTGCTGCGGTCGGAGGCGTCGTACTTCGGGCCGTCGTACATGATCAACAAGCTGGTGAACTCGTTCCAGGGCTACGAGATCGAAAGCGTGCTCATCAACTGCCACTACCCGGTGACGCCGACGTCGTTCGTGCTGCAGTACGGGATGAAGGTGCGGAAGCCGCCGGGCATCTCCGACGAGCACGCGGACAAGATCGCCGCCAAGCTGGCCCGCGGGATCGGCGCCGGCTTCCTGCAGGACGTCGAGATCTGGAAGCACAAGACCCAGATCGACAACCCGCTGCTGTGCGAAGAGGACGGTCCGGTCTACCAGCTTCGCCGCTGGTACCAGCAGTTCTACGTCGACGTCGCCGACGTCACCGAGGACATGACCCGGCGCTTCGAGTTCGAAGTGGACACTTCGAAGGCGAACGAGGCGTGGGCGGCGGAGGTCGCGGAGAACCTGGCGCGGCAGAAGACCGAGGCGGAAGTGTGA
- a CDS encoding ferredoxin--NADP reductase: MAERVYTLTVADVVVETPDARSVVFEIPPEHAAAFSYTAGQFLTLRIPSEQTGSVARCYSLSSAPHENRVQVTVKRTDGGYGSSWLCSSLQPGMRLDVLAPAGVFCPSSVDEDFLLFAGGSGITPVMAILKTALETGSGRVVLVYANRDERSVIFAGELASLAKRYGDRLVVIHWLESVQGLPDVSQLRGLASAYTSHEAFLCGPAPFMAAVREALGQLGVPRDRVHVEKFTSLTGNPFEETVEVVEEPSDEAPASLTVSLDGSTRTMSWPRQRKLLDRLLDEGMDAPYSCREGQCSACACRVVSGEVKMLHNEVLDAEDMADGIVLACQSLPVTDEVSISYE; encoded by the coding sequence ATGGCTGAGCGGGTCTACACGCTGACGGTCGCCGACGTCGTCGTCGAAACGCCGGACGCGCGGTCGGTGGTCTTCGAGATCCCGCCCGAGCACGCCGCGGCTTTTTCTTATACCGCGGGGCAGTTCCTGACCCTCCGCATTCCCAGCGAACAGACCGGTTCGGTGGCGCGGTGCTACTCGTTGTCGAGCGCGCCGCACGAGAACCGCGTGCAGGTGACGGTCAAGCGCACCGACGGCGGGTACGGGTCGAGCTGGCTCTGCTCGTCGCTGCAGCCGGGGATGCGGCTCGACGTGCTGGCACCGGCCGGGGTGTTCTGCCCGTCGTCGGTCGACGAGGACTTCCTGCTCTTCGCGGGCGGCAGCGGCATCACGCCGGTGATGGCGATCCTCAAGACGGCCCTGGAGACCGGCTCCGGCCGGGTCGTGCTGGTCTATGCGAACCGCGACGAGCGTTCGGTGATCTTCGCGGGCGAACTGGCTTCGCTGGCGAAGCGCTACGGCGATCGGCTGGTCGTCATCCACTGGCTGGAGAGCGTCCAGGGGTTGCCGGACGTCTCGCAGCTGCGCGGGCTGGCTTCGGCGTACACGTCGCACGAGGCGTTCCTCTGCGGGCCGGCGCCGTTCATGGCGGCCGTGCGGGAGGCGCTCGGGCAGCTCGGGGTGCCGCGGGACCGGGTGCACGTCGAGAAGTTCACGTCGCTGACCGGCAATCCGTTCGAAGAGACCGTCGAGGTCGTCGAGGAGCCTTCCGACGAGGCACCGGCGTCGCTGACGGTGTCGCTGGACGGCTCGACGCGGACGATGTCCTGGCCGCGGCAGCGCAAGCTCCTGGACCGGCTGCTGGACGAGGGCATGGACGCGCCGTACTCGTGCCGCGAGGGACAGTGCAGCGCGTGCGCGTGCCGGGTCGTCTCGGGCGAAGTGAAGATGCTGCACAACGAGGTGCTCGACGCCGAGGACATGGCGGACGGCATCGTGCTGGCCTGCCAGTCGCTGCCGGTCACCGACGAGGTCTCGATCAGCTACGAATAG
- a CDS encoding FAD-binding protein: MDALVADVVIVGFGAAGACAALEAADAGADVIIVERFAGGGASAVSGGVVYAGGGTGQQLDAGVDDSVDAMYAYLRMETGDVVSEQTLRRFCEGSREMITWLEGNGVPFEGSLCPYKTSYPSDDHYLYYSGSEAAGGFRDAAKPAPRGHRVKGPGTSGKMLMARLKAAVRARGIRVLTQTTARSLIRDDAGRVTGLVADTLSDAPASVRARHQRFAQYAAKPGIYVPSLRKSLHRRVERFERAHGRELRISARRGVVLAAGGFIADREMVREHAPAYRGGLPLGTSADDGSGIRLGIAAGGATGELGRISAWRFITPPSAFLSGIIVDAAGRRVIDESRYGAAVGEKLIEEHGSRGWLLVDAPIVAEARRDTRAQSQWFQALQLRYLLRRGRVTGTTVEEVARKAGVDPQGLRASVEAYHGDRDPVGKPTEFVRRLDNPPYSLIDISVRPNLGYPTPMLTLGGLVVDEDTGAVRSTAGQPIPGLYAAGRTAVGICSRSYVSGLSLADCVFSGRRAGINSALAQGVLDKNENVF; the protein is encoded by the coding sequence ATGGACGCACTCGTCGCGGACGTGGTCATCGTGGGTTTCGGGGCGGCCGGCGCCTGCGCCGCCCTGGAAGCGGCCGACGCGGGCGCCGACGTCATCATCGTCGAACGCTTCGCCGGGGGCGGGGCCAGCGCGGTCAGCGGCGGCGTCGTCTACGCCGGCGGCGGCACCGGGCAGCAGCTCGACGCCGGCGTCGACGACTCGGTCGACGCGATGTACGCCTACCTGCGCATGGAAACCGGGGACGTCGTCTCCGAACAGACGCTCCGGCGGTTCTGCGAGGGCAGCCGCGAGATGATCACCTGGCTGGAGGGCAACGGCGTGCCGTTCGAAGGCAGCCTCTGCCCGTACAAGACGTCGTACCCGAGCGACGACCACTACCTCTACTACTCCGGCAGCGAAGCGGCAGGCGGCTTCCGCGACGCGGCGAAGCCCGCCCCGCGCGGCCACCGCGTCAAGGGGCCCGGGACCTCGGGGAAGATGCTGATGGCGCGGCTCAAGGCGGCCGTGCGCGCCCGGGGCATCCGGGTGCTGACGCAGACGACCGCCCGCAGTCTGATCCGTGACGACGCCGGCCGCGTCACCGGGCTCGTCGCCGACACCCTGAGCGACGCCCCCGCGTCGGTGCGGGCGCGGCACCAGCGCTTCGCGCAGTACGCGGCGAAGCCCGGGATCTACGTGCCGTCGTTGCGCAAGTCGCTGCACCGGCGGGTGGAGCGCTTCGAGCGGGCGCACGGCCGTGAGCTGCGGATTTCCGCCCGGCGCGGGGTTGTGCTCGCCGCCGGCGGCTTCATCGCCGACCGCGAGATGGTGCGCGAGCACGCGCCGGCCTACCGCGGTGGGCTCCCGCTCGGCACGTCCGCCGACGACGGTTCGGGCATCCGGCTCGGCATTGCGGCCGGCGGGGCGACCGGCGAGCTCGGCCGGATCTCCGCGTGGCGGTTCATCACGCCGCCGAGCGCGTTCCTCAGCGGGATCATCGTCGACGCCGCCGGGCGGCGGGTCATCGACGAGTCCCGCTACGGCGCCGCGGTCGGCGAGAAGCTCATCGAGGAGCACGGGAGCCGGGGCTGGCTGCTCGTCGACGCGCCGATCGTCGCCGAGGCGCGGCGGGACACGAGGGCGCAGAGCCAGTGGTTCCAGGCGTTGCAGCTGCGGTACCTGCTGCGGCGCGGCCGCGTCACCGGGACGACGGTCGAGGAGGTGGCGCGCAAGGCCGGCGTCGACCCGCAGGGGCTGCGCGCGAGCGTCGAGGCCTACCACGGCGACCGCGATCCGGTGGGCAAGCCCACCGAGTTCGTGCGGCGCCTGGACAACCCGCCGTACTCGCTCATCGACATCTCGGTGCGGCCGAACCTCGGCTACCCCACGCCGATGCTCACCCTCGGCGGACTGGTCGTCGACGAGGACACCGGCGCGGTGCGGAGCACGGCGGGGCAGCCGATCCCGGGGCTGTACGCCGCCGGCCGCACCGCCGTGGGAATCTGTTCCAGGTCTTACGTGAGCGGACTGTCGCTGGCCGACTGCGTGTTTTCCGGCCGCAGAGCGGGGATCAACAGTGCCCTGGCGCAGGGCGTTCTCGACAAAAACGAGAACGTGTTCTAG
- the kstD gene encoding 3-oxosteroid 1-dehydrogenase yields the protein MTEQFDVVVVGSGAAGMTAALAAAHNGLSVVVLEKAGCFGGSTARSGGGVWLPGNHALRAAGIDEPPERAREYLASIVGDVVPAGRRDTFLAHGPEVLRFVCDHTPLEFRWVRDYSDYHPEAPGGRPGGRSVEPVALDGKLLGAELAHLEPPYSAPPLGVPITQADYRWLSLLARHPRGALRLLSLGRQWLVGKLRGQQLLSMGQALAAGLRVGLARAGVEVRLNTPLVDLQVDGDRVTGVVTAEGTVEARRGVILASGGFERNLEMREKYQRAPIGVDWTVGAEANTGDGITAGLKLGAALDLMDDAWWGPSLPLTGGPWFALAERSRPRSIMVDAHGERFVNESAPYVEAVHAMYGPGDGPGRHIPTWLLFDQRYKDRYMFTGIGPRQPLPGRWFKAGIAAKSSSVTGLAAKIGVPAAALKATIERFNGFARNGVDEDFHRGVSKYDHYYGDPRNKPNPSLGPLDKAPFYAVKIVPGDLGTKGGLRTDEHAQVLREDGSAVPGLFAAGNASAAVMGRTYAGPGATIGPAMVFGYLAATRLAHEDRGTTGGQR from the coding sequence ATGACGGAGCAGTTCGACGTCGTCGTGGTCGGCAGCGGTGCCGCCGGGATGACCGCCGCGCTGGCTGCGGCCCACAACGGCTTGAGCGTAGTGGTCCTGGAGAAGGCGGGCTGTTTCGGCGGCTCGACCGCCCGCTCCGGCGGCGGTGTCTGGCTGCCCGGCAACCACGCGCTGCGCGCCGCCGGGATCGACGAACCACCCGAACGGGCGCGCGAGTACCTGGCCTCGATCGTCGGCGACGTCGTCCCGGCCGGCCGGCGGGACACGTTCCTCGCGCACGGGCCCGAGGTGCTGCGGTTCGTCTGCGACCACACGCCGCTGGAGTTCCGCTGGGTCCGCGACTACAGCGACTACCACCCCGAGGCGCCCGGCGGGCGCCCCGGCGGCCGCTCGGTCGAGCCGGTCGCCCTCGACGGCAAGCTGCTCGGCGCCGAGCTGGCCCACCTCGAACCGCCGTACAGCGCTCCCCCGCTCGGCGTGCCGATCACCCAGGCCGACTACCGCTGGCTGAGCCTCCTCGCCCGGCACCCGCGCGGGGCGCTGCGGCTGCTGTCGCTGGGCCGGCAGTGGCTCGTCGGCAAGCTCCGCGGGCAGCAGCTGCTGAGCATGGGGCAAGCGCTTGCGGCCGGCCTGCGGGTCGGCCTGGCCCGGGCCGGGGTCGAGGTCCGGCTGAACACGCCGCTGGTCGACCTGCAGGTCGACGGCGACCGCGTGACCGGCGTGGTCACCGCGGAGGGAACCGTCGAAGCCCGGCGCGGCGTGATCCTCGCCAGCGGCGGCTTCGAGCGGAACCTCGAGATGCGCGAGAAGTACCAGCGGGCGCCGATCGGCGTCGACTGGACCGTCGGCGCCGAGGCCAACACCGGCGACGGCATCACCGCCGGTCTCAAGCTGGGCGCGGCGCTCGACCTGATGGACGACGCCTGGTGGGGGCCGTCGCTGCCGCTCACCGGCGGGCCGTGGTTCGCACTGGCCGAGCGGTCGCGGCCGCGCAGCATCATGGTCGACGCGCACGGCGAGCGGTTCGTCAACGAGTCGGCGCCCTACGTCGAAGCCGTGCACGCGATGTACGGGCCCGGCGACGGCCCGGGCCGGCACATCCCGACCTGGCTGCTGTTCGACCAGCGCTACAAGGACCGGTACATGTTCACCGGCATCGGGCCGCGCCAGCCGCTGCCGGGCCGCTGGTTCAAGGCCGGGATCGCGGCGAAGTCGTCTTCGGTCACCGGGCTGGCCGCGAAGATCGGCGTCCCGGCGGCCGCGTTGAAAGCCACCATCGAGCGGTTCAACGGCTTCGCGCGCAACGGCGTCGACGAGGACTTCCACCGCGGCGTCAGCAAGTACGACCACTACTACGGCGACCCGCGCAACAAACCCAACCCCAGCCTCGGCCCCCTGGACAAAGCGCCGTTCTACGCGGTGAAGATCGTGCCGGGCGACCTGGGCACCAAGGGCGGGCTGCGCACCGACGAGCACGCGCAGGTGCTGCGCGAAGACGGCTCGGCGGTGCCGGGGCTGTTCGCCGCGGGCAACGCCAGCGCGGCCGTGATGGGCCGGACGTACGCCGGGCCCGGCGCGACCATCGGTCCCGCCATGGTGTTCGGCTACCTTGCGGCGACGCGGCTGGCGCACGAAGATCGAGGGACCACGGGAGGGCAGCGATGA